A window of Microcystis aeruginosa FD4 contains these coding sequences:
- a CDS encoding Uma2 family endonuclease — protein MSAMTQTVQSSTTIQEPSTTAYCASPLPDHTQLPDKDGSFVKNYQEPPQADLLTDTITPLLEQLHPDGNYCLGRDCGIYWRLPEHPESLEKGAVAPDWFYVPHVPTTIDGQVRRSFVMWKETIEPVIALEFVSGNGEEERDKTPVKGKFWIYERAIQIPFYGIYEVNKAQIEMYQLVNGRYQKMTPNQRGHYPITPLNVELGIWQGEYQNQFFPWLRWWDGEGNLLLTSQESTEQERQRAEQERQRAERERQRAERLAEQLRALGIEPED, from the coding sequence ATGAGTGCAATGACCCAAACGGTACAATCCTCAACCACAATTCAGGAACCTTCGACCACAGCGTATTGTGCTTCCCCTTTACCCGACCACACCCAACTCCCCGATAAAGATGGAAGTTTTGTGAAAAACTATCAAGAGCCTCCCCAAGCAGACCTTTTAACGGATACTATTACACCCCTTTTAGAACAATTACATCCTGACGGTAATTACTGCCTAGGTCGAGATTGTGGGATTTATTGGCGATTGCCAGAGCATCCAGAATCTCTAGAAAAGGGTGCTGTTGCTCCCGATTGGTTTTATGTTCCCCATGTCCCCACGACTATTGATGGTCAAGTTCGCCGTTCCTTTGTGATGTGGAAAGAAACCATTGAACCGGTTATTGCCTTAGAATTTGTCTCTGGCAATGGTGAAGAAGAACGGGATAAAACGCCTGTTAAGGGTAAATTTTGGATCTATGAGCGAGCGATTCAAATTCCTTTTTATGGAATTTATGAAGTTAACAAGGCCCAGATCGAGATGTACCAGTTAGTTAATGGTCGTTACCAAAAAATGACTCCTAATCAGCGCGGTCATTATCCTATTACTCCTTTAAATGTAGAGTTAGGAATTTGGCAAGGGGAATACCAAAATCAGTTCTTTCCCTGGCTTCGCTGGTGGGATGGGGAAGGTAACTTGTTGTTAACTTCCCAGGAATCTACTGAACAGGAACGACAACGAGCCGAACAGGAGCGACAACGAGCCGAGCGGGAACGACAACGAGCCGAGCGCCTAGCGGAACAGTTAAGGGCCTTGGGGATAGAACCGGAAGATTAA
- a CDS encoding S8 family peptidase produces the protein MPDLNAIPGMTALRSHTKGDPRIKIAVLDRPVDLDRACFQGANITRINPYWSEEFPIDPQHLQSFLEIEASGKSDEEKEEMFKEAIPDENIRHSLHLRFHANHIISTICGQPDSPVEGIAPNATVINIPIAYGNDDFINPLNLSRAISNAIEQGVNIIHCAACHPTQSGLAHEFIDKAIRQAQDNNILVIAPGGNDKGECWCVPAVLENVLTVGAMKDTGEPFKFSNFGGKYATQGILAPGENILGSQPGTDDPIRKKGTSCAAPIVTGTAALLMSLQLEQGLSPDAEAVRAALTNSAIPCDPNEIEEPERCLLGKIHISGAYELLTGEKLQTVEADNNSSNNIIESTVTPVTATTSVIPSCSTKIANQGITATIAATRQPAIAPSNASENISSTGLIKNHQAHNNIVLNNVVPSQRSNLVYVLGTLGYDFGTEARRDTFKQLMPTITIDNLELPPNPYDARQMVDYLESNLSETKSLIWTVNLELNPIYAIKPVGAFAADIYQVMQYMLAGQILPEADEDYIERVSIPGILTDETVKLFSGQIIPVLKVNSPRGMYGWKVNTLIESAIETVSAEHEIADEARMRRSLTSFLNRVYYDLRNVGQIARDRALNFAATNAFQAVQTFSQAVAIGMELHSIEVEKSPFCRYGSECWDVKLKFFDPENGLRAKRVFRFTIDVSDRTPVTLGEVRSWAVSK, from the coding sequence ATGCCTGATCTCAATGCTATCCCCGGAATGACCGCTCTTCGCTCCCATACCAAAGGCGATCCACGCATCAAAATCGCCGTTCTTGATAGACCAGTTGACTTAGATCGCGCCTGTTTTCAAGGAGCAAATATTACCCGTATTAATCCTTATTGGTCCGAAGAATTTCCCATCGATCCCCAACACTTACAATCCTTCTTAGAAATAGAAGCTAGTGGCAAAAGTGATGAAGAAAAAGAGGAAATGTTTAAGGAGGCGATTCCAGATGAAAATATCCGCCACAGTTTGCATTTGCGCTTCCATGCTAACCATATTATCAGCACCATTTGTGGACAGCCAGATTCACCGGTAGAAGGGATTGCTCCTAACGCAACGGTGATTAATATTCCCATTGCTTATGGGAATGACGATTTTATCAATCCTCTCAATCTTTCCCGGGCAATTAGTAACGCGATTGAACAGGGAGTTAATATTATCCATTGTGCCGCTTGTCACCCAACTCAAAGCGGATTAGCTCACGAATTTATTGATAAAGCGATTCGTCAAGCACAGGATAATAATATACTCGTTATTGCTCCTGGTGGTAATGATAAAGGAGAGTGTTGGTGTGTTCCTGCGGTGTTAGAAAATGTCCTGACCGTAGGAGCAATGAAAGATACAGGAGAGCCATTTAAATTCAGTAATTTTGGTGGTAAATATGCGACTCAAGGGATTCTTGCTCCCGGAGAGAATATTCTAGGATCTCAACCCGGAACTGATGACCCTATCCGCAAAAAAGGGACTAGCTGCGCTGCTCCAATTGTGACAGGAACGGCCGCTTTATTAATGAGTTTGCAATTAGAACAGGGTTTATCTCCTGATGCAGAAGCTGTGCGAGCAGCCTTGACTAATAGTGCCATTCCCTGTGATCCCAACGAAATAGAAGAACCAGAACGCTGTCTGTTGGGAAAAATCCACATCTCTGGAGCTTATGAATTGCTGACAGGAGAGAAATTACAAACTGTTGAAGCGGATAACAATTCGTCGAATAATATCATAGAATCGACGGTAACTCCAGTGACAGCGACAACCTCTGTTATTCCCTCTTGTTCAACCAAGATAGCGAATCAGGGAATAACTGCAACTATAGCAGCAACAAGACAACCAGCGATCGCTCCTAGCAATGCTTCAGAAAATATTTCCTCAACTGGATTAATAAAAAATCATCAAGCACATAACAATATTGTACTAAATAATGTTGTTCCTAGTCAACGCTCAAACCTCGTTTATGTGTTAGGAACCTTGGGTTATGATTTCGGTACAGAAGCACGTCGGGATACTTTTAAGCAGTTAATGCCAACCATCACAATCGATAATCTTGAATTACCTCCCAATCCCTACGATGCGCGGCAAATGGTAGATTATTTAGAAAGTAATCTATCAGAAACTAAGTCTTTAATTTGGACAGTGAATTTAGAACTAAATCCCATCTATGCTATTAAACCAGTGGGAGCTTTTGCTGCTGATATTTATCAAGTCATGCAATATATGTTAGCGGGTCAAATATTGCCAGAAGCTGACGAAGATTATATTGAAAGAGTGAGTATTCCGGGCATTCTCACCGATGAGACTGTGAAACTTTTTTCCGGTCAAATCATTCCTGTCCTCAAAGTCAATAGTCCCCGGGGAATGTATGGCTGGAAAGTTAATACTTTGATTGAATCAGCCATAGAAACTGTTAGCGCGGAACATGAAATCGCCGATGAAGCTAGGATGCGGCGTTCTCTGACAAGTTTCTTAAATCGTGTTTATTATGACTTACGCAACGTCGGACAAATAGCACGCGATCGCGCCTTAAATTTCGCTGCTACTAACGCCTTTCAAGCAGTACAAACCTTCTCCCAAGCAGTAGCAATAGGAATGGAATTACACAGTATTGAAGTGGAAAAAAGTCCCTTTTGTCGCTATGGTAGTGAATGTTGGGATGTGAAATTAAAATTCTTCGATCCCGAAAATGGTCTGCGCGCTAAACGAGTTTTTCGCTTTACCATTGATGTCAGCGATCGCACCCCTGTAACTTTAGGTGAAGTGCGTTCTTGGGCTGTTTCTAAATAG
- a CDS encoding aldo/keto reductase has translation MRYKLLGNSGLRVSELCLGTMTFGEDWGWGADKEESRAVFQAFAEAGGNFLDTANIYTNGTSETLVGEFVKGDREKWVIATKYSLNTRPGDVNACGNHRKNLFQAVEASLKRLGTDYIDLLWLHIWDSLTPMEEVMRAFDDLVRMGKVLYIGISDSPAWIVSQANTLATLRGWTPFIGLQIEYSLKERTPERELLPMAKALNIGVTAWSPLGGGVLTGKYNQPNPVDGRLSMTDQPFQIFDRDLKIAETVLEIAREIGKSPAQVALNWLRNRPNSVIPIIGARKLSQLQDNLACVDFNLTGEQLQRLDNISAISLGFPHELLASQFVGDILLGGVAAQLDR, from the coding sequence ATGCGTTACAAACTTTTAGGTAATAGTGGTCTGCGAGTTTCCGAACTATGTCTAGGAACGATGACATTCGGGGAAGATTGGGGTTGGGGAGCGGATAAAGAGGAAAGTCGGGCGGTTTTTCAGGCTTTTGCGGAAGCGGGCGGCAATTTTCTCGATACTGCTAATATCTACACTAACGGAACCAGTGAAACATTAGTGGGGGAATTTGTCAAGGGCGATCGAGAAAAATGGGTAATCGCCACGAAATATTCTCTCAACACGCGCCCCGGCGATGTCAATGCCTGCGGAAATCATCGAAAAAACCTCTTTCAGGCGGTAGAAGCTAGTTTAAAGCGTTTAGGCACTGATTACATCGATTTACTCTGGCTTCATATTTGGGACTCTCTCACTCCTATGGAGGAAGTGATGCGTGCTTTCGATGATTTGGTCAGGATGGGAAAAGTGCTTTATATCGGCATTTCTGACAGTCCTGCTTGGATTGTCTCCCAAGCAAACACCCTGGCCACCCTAAGGGGATGGACACCCTTTATCGGACTACAAATAGAATATTCTCTCAAGGAACGCACCCCTGAACGGGAATTATTGCCTATGGCCAAAGCATTAAATATCGGGGTGACAGCTTGGAGTCCCCTAGGAGGAGGCGTTTTAACGGGAAAATATAATCAACCCAACCCCGTCGATGGTCGTTTAAGCATGACCGACCAACCTTTTCAAATTTTTGATCGCGATCTGAAAATTGCCGAGACTGTCCTAGAGATTGCCAGAGAAATCGGCAAATCGCCGGCACAAGTGGCGTTAAATTGGCTCAGAAATCGCCCTAACTCCGTAATTCCTATCATTGGCGCTCGAAAATTGTCCCAATTGCAGGATAATTTAGCCTGTGTGGATTTTAACCTGACTGGGGAACAGCTGCAACGACTCGATAATATCAGCGCCATTTCCCTCGGTTTTCCCCACGAACTTTTAGCCAGTCAATTTGTTGGCGATATCCTATTAGGAGGAGTAGCAGCACAATTGGACCGATGA
- a CDS encoding gamma-glutamylcyclotransferase family protein, translating to MMEVFVYGTLKPKESNYSAYCAGKVINSKTAYTKGHLYHLTALGYPGLTEGDGWVKGILLTFNADYDMGLLDSLEDYQPARPPEENEYQRRRIPIYNLERELIGEAWGYMMTPAKIAFHGGIWLPSGCWTSSDRE from the coding sequence ATGATGGAAGTTTTTGTTTATGGAACCCTGAAACCTAAGGAGAGTAACTATTCTGCCTACTGTGCAGGAAAAGTGATCAACTCTAAAACCGCCTATACAAAGGGGCATTTATACCATCTTACCGCCCTCGGTTATCCCGGACTGACCGAGGGGGATGGCTGGGTGAAGGGAATTTTATTGACTTTTAACGCAGATTATGATATGGGGCTTTTGGATAGTTTGGAAGATTATCAACCAGCAAGACCCCCAGAAGAAAACGAGTATCAGCGTCGCAGAATTCCTATTTATAATTTAGAGCGAGAATTAATCGGCGAAGCTTGGGGATATATGATGACACCGGCAAAAATAGCTTTTCATGGCGGTATTTGGCTGCCTTCCGGTTGCTGGACCAGTAGCGATCGAGAATAG
- the psb35 gene encoding photosystem II assembly protein Psb35, protein MYLLLEVASGKFPVYFVAVYVVGFLAAVSIGSIAWYNSKRPVGWEDAQRPDIIPEVKTEVDSDSQS, encoded by the coding sequence ATGTATCTACTCCTAGAAGTGGCCAGTGGCAAATTCCCCGTTTATTTTGTGGCAGTTTATGTGGTCGGTTTTCTCGCTGCTGTCAGCATCGGTTCGATCGCTTGGTATAATTCTAAACGCCCGGTCGGTTGGGAAGATGCCCAAAGACCCGATATTATCCCCGAAGTGAAGACCGAGGTAGATTCTGATTCTCAATCCTAG
- the glgA gene encoding glycogen synthase GlgA: MRILFVGAEAAPIAKVGGMGDVIGALPKVLRQLGHDVRIFLPYYGFLQEKMDIPSEPIWSGFAMFHDFLVYETVLPDTDIPLYLFGHLAFSGRNIYGGEDEAWRFTLFANGAAEFAWNYWKPQVIHCHDWHTGMIPVWMHQDPDISTVFTIHNLAYQGPWREALEKMTWCPWYMQGDNTMAAAVQFANRVTTVSPTYARQIQTPIYGENLEGLLSYISGNLVGIVNGIDTEVYNPAKDVYLKQNFTPETIEKRLINKIALQEEVGLQVSKSAFVMAMVTRLVEQKGIDLVMQILDRFLTYTDAQLIILGTGDRYYETQLWEMTSRFRGRMSLHLLYSDALSRRIYGGADALLMPSRFEPCGISQLMAMRYGCIPMVRRTGGLVDTVSFHDPIQEKGTGFSFDRYEPLDLFTCMIRTWESFRYKQDWQKLQQRAMTQDFSWHKSALEYLKIYKQITGQSDQLSDEEKDKLVALTSS, translated from the coding sequence ATGCGAATTCTATTTGTGGGTGCCGAGGCCGCCCCAATTGCCAAAGTTGGGGGAATGGGGGACGTAATTGGGGCATTACCGAAAGTCTTGCGTCAGCTAGGTCATGACGTGCGGATTTTTCTGCCCTACTACGGTTTTCTTCAGGAAAAAATGGACATCCCTTCCGAACCCATTTGGTCAGGATTCGCCATGTTTCATGATTTTTTAGTCTATGAGACGGTTTTACCCGATACGGATATTCCTCTCTACCTCTTTGGTCATCTAGCTTTCTCTGGACGCAATATCTACGGAGGCGAAGATGAGGCCTGGCGATTTACCCTATTTGCGAATGGTGCGGCGGAATTCGCATGGAATTACTGGAAACCGCAAGTTATTCACTGTCATGATTGGCATACGGGCATGATTCCCGTCTGGATGCACCAAGACCCCGATATTAGCACCGTTTTTACTATCCATAATCTCGCCTACCAGGGGCCTTGGCGGGAGGCATTAGAAAAAATGACTTGGTGTCCTTGGTATATGCAGGGCGATAATACCATGGCCGCGGCGGTTCAATTTGCTAATCGCGTCACTACCGTTTCTCCCACCTATGCTCGTCAAATACAGACCCCCATTTATGGCGAAAATTTAGAGGGATTATTGTCCTATATTTCCGGCAATCTGGTGGGGATTGTTAACGGCATCGATACGGAGGTGTATAACCCAGCTAAAGATGTTTATCTTAAGCAGAATTTTACCCCAGAAACCATCGAAAAACGTCTGATCAATAAAATTGCCCTGCAAGAAGAAGTGGGGCTACAGGTCAGTAAAAGTGCCTTTGTCATGGCGATGGTGACGCGCTTGGTGGAACAAAAAGGTATTGATCTAGTGATGCAAATTTTAGATCGCTTTCTCACCTATACTGATGCTCAATTGATTATTTTAGGTACAGGCGATCGCTATTATGAAACCCAACTGTGGGAGATGACTTCCCGTTTCCGGGGGCGAATGTCCCTGCATCTTCTCTATAGTGATGCCCTTTCCCGTCGCATCTATGGGGGGGCCGATGCTTTGTTAATGCCTTCCCGTTTTGAACCCTGCGGCATTTCCCAATTAATGGCCATGCGTTATGGTTGTATTCCCATGGTACGCCGCACCGGTGGTTTAGTCGATACGGTATCTTTCCACGACCCGATTCAGGAAAAAGGAACGGGATTTAGTTTCGATCGCTATGAACCTTTAGACCTGTTTACCTGTATGATCCGGACTTGGGAAAGTTTCCGTTATAAACAGGATTGGCAAAAACTGCAGCAACGGGCAATGACTCAAGATTTTAGTTGGCATAAATCCGCTTTGGAATATCTAAAAATCTACAAACAAATCACCGGACAATCGGATCAATTATCCGATGAGGAAAAAGATAAATTGGTCGCCCTGACTAGCAGTTAA